A genomic region of Syntrophorhabdaceae bacterium contains the following coding sequences:
- the recG gene encoding ATP-dependent DNA helicase RecG: MNADHMRLPVVHLKGVGPKISQSMQERGIRCVEDLYYFLPQRYMDRRTIHTVSDLKEGQRGNIIAKVVQYRSLFFRHARKKGFEALVEDKTGAISLKWFQWSPSYLKRICKKGNILFLSGPITRFGNTLQMIHPDTVLIEDETDGTDLKKVLPLYPVLEGVKQGTLRKLIEEALELYGEDARSILPEKIEQYQGLESLREAFGHIHIPQEDWYASGERHTHVERLILEEYMLFQSALWMNRIERKKRRGVHVGAQGPFYKRFVESLPFVLTDAQKRVIREIEGDMANAEPMNRLIQGDVGSGKTICAVLASCRAIDSGYQVAFMAPTEILAEQHYFSIHRLFEALHIPIAFLRGSMGKDRNAILERIGSGGVSVIVGTHAIIQKDVSFHNLGLVVIDEQHRFGVVQRKWLIQKGFAPHALMMTATPIPRTLSMVVYGDLDVSVIDEAPKGRRGIETKVFLEDQKAKVYALIEDEIQQGHQVYIVYPLVEESDKTDLLNATKMAKHFQDIVFARYRVGLLYGNMKTEEKEKTMARFKDRMIDILVCTTVIEVGIDVPNATMIVIEHAERFGLSQLHQLRGRVGRGAHASKCILVTASRRTELATKRLTIMEKTTDGFKIAEEDMLIRGVGDMLGTRQSGIPRFRVGDIVRDMDLMLKAKNICTDWLPQVKKDELKRIEGAVRERWGEEYSSVT; the protein is encoded by the coding sequence ATGAACGCCGACCACATGAGATTACCCGTTGTACACCTCAAAGGTGTGGGGCCGAAAATCAGTCAAAGCATGCAAGAGCGGGGGATACGATGCGTGGAGGATTTATACTATTTTCTGCCCCAGCGGTACATGGACAGGAGGACGATCCATACCGTCTCGGACCTCAAAGAAGGCCAGAGAGGAAACATCATAGCGAAGGTAGTTCAGTATCGGTCGCTATTTTTTAGACACGCCAGGAAGAAGGGTTTTGAGGCACTCGTCGAAGACAAGACAGGCGCTATTTCCCTCAAATGGTTCCAGTGGTCCCCATCATATCTGAAAAGGATCTGCAAGAAAGGAAACATCCTGTTTCTGTCGGGCCCGATAACAAGGTTCGGCAACACGCTGCAAATGATTCATCCGGATACGGTTCTTATTGAGGACGAGACAGACGGGACTGATCTCAAAAAGGTTCTTCCCCTGTATCCGGTCCTTGAGGGAGTGAAACAGGGTACGTTAAGAAAGCTTATAGAGGAGGCTTTGGAGCTTTACGGAGAAGACGCGCGGTCTATCCTCCCTGAGAAGATAGAACAATATCAAGGACTTGAATCCCTGCGCGAAGCTTTCGGTCACATCCACATTCCCCAGGAAGACTGGTACGCGTCAGGCGAGAGACATACACACGTGGAGCGCCTGATCTTAGAAGAATACATGCTCTTCCAGTCTGCTTTGTGGATGAATAGAATTGAACGAAAGAAACGAAGAGGCGTGCATGTTGGGGCACAGGGACCTTTTTACAAGAGGTTTGTCGAGAGCCTGCCCTTTGTACTCACCGACGCCCAGAAGAGAGTTATCCGTGAGATCGAAGGCGATATGGCAAACGCAGAGCCCATGAATCGCCTGATTCAGGGAGACGTGGGTTCGGGTAAGACTATCTGTGCAGTTCTTGCCTCATGCAGGGCCATCGATAGCGGATACCAGGTCGCTTTTATGGCGCCCACCGAAATATTGGCGGAACAACATTACTTCTCCATTCATCGTCTCTTTGAGGCGCTCCATATACCCATAGCCTTTTTGCGGGGTAGTATGGGCAAAGACCGCAATGCAATACTCGAGAGAATAGGCAGTGGGGGCGTTTCCGTTATCGTCGGGACCCATGCAATCATACAGAAGGATGTCTCCTTTCATAATCTTGGCCTCGTTGTTATAGACGAGCAGCATCGGTTTGGAGTAGTGCAGAGGAAGTGGCTCATCCAAAAAGGTTTCGCGCCCCATGCGCTCATGATGACGGCGACTCCCATACCGAGAACGCTCTCAATGGTAGTTTACGGCGATCTCGATGTTTCAGTCATCGATGAGGCGCCCAAAGGCAGACGTGGTATAGAGACAAAGGTGTTTTTGGAAGATCAAAAGGCCAAGGTCTATGCCCTGATTGAAGACGAAATACAACAAGGACACCAGGTCTATATCGTCTACCCCCTGGTCGAGGAATCAGACAAAACGGACCTCCTCAATGCTACAAAGATGGCCAAGCATTTTCAGGACATCGTATTTGCGCGATACAGGGTGGGCCTGCTTTACGGAAACATGAAGACCGAGGAGAAAGAGAAGACCATGGCCCGATTTAAGGACAGGATGATCGATATCCTTGTGTGCACCACGGTCATAGAGGTAGGCATAGATGTGCCCAACGCGACGATGATTGTTATCGAGCATGCAGAGAGGTTCGGGCTTTCGCAGCTTCACCAGCTTCGGGGCCGTGTGGGCAGGGGCGCCCATGCATCGAAATGTATTCTCGTAACTGCTTCGCGCAGGACTGAGCTTGCCACCAAGAGGCTTACCATAATGGAAAAGACAACGGACGGCTTCAAGATAGCAGAAGAGGATATGCTGATCCGTGGAGTAGGAGACATGCTAGGGACCAGACAGTCGGGCATACCTCGATTCAGAGTCGGGGACATTGTTCGGGACATGGATCTCATGCTTAAGGCCAAAAACATATGTACAGACTGGCTGCCGCAGGTCAAGAAAGACGAGCTCAAAAGGATTGAAGGAGCCGTGCGGGAGAGATGGGGGGAGGAGTACTCTTCCGTCACGTAG